Part of the Chlamydiales bacterium STE3 genome is shown below.
TTCTCAGGAAAAGAACCCTTTCCGAGTAAAATTACTGCAATTTATCTTTATCTAAAAATCCTACTTCCCTATCCTATGGAGTAAAGCATTCAGATAAATATGTCTAGCCAAGTTTCTAACAGTTTAAGCGTGGCGCCGACTTCTTTCCCACCTAGCTGCACGCCAAATAGTTCCTTAGATAAGTTTGCCTATGAAGTTTTACTTGAAAAGCCGACAAGCGAAGAAAGGGATTGCTTTAAATTGCAGATAAAAGACTTTAAATCTGCCCCACCCATAAAAAAGGGCAATCTCTGTTTTGACAGCTTTAAAATTTTTGAAAAACAGATACAAAATATAATACAACGACTTAAACATCTAAAGACGAAATTATCCGTTTACATGTTCAAGCCGCTGTCTAAATTTTTACCGAGATTTTTGCCAATCCTATGAGTTACTCTGGACGGCTGCCATTTTCTTCGAGAATTTCAAGATTTACACGAATGCCGTTTCTACTTGCCACTGACATAAGAAGCGTACGAATAGCATTAATTGTTTTACCTTTTTTCCCAATGATTTTGCCGATATCGGACTTTTCAACTGAAAGCTCAATGATGAGCGTTTGTGTGCCACCAATCTCATTAATCTTTACTTTGTCTGGGTGATCAACTAGATTTTTGACAATGTATGCTACAAACTCTTTCATAACTCGTTCCTTGTCGAAGTTAGTAAATCCTTTCGGCAGTTAGTAGAAACCATAAAAACATACTACTAAGCCTTGAACGTTAGATTAGCCTAATAAAGCGATATTAATCTACAAAAAAAATCGGACAAATTTCGTCCCTATAGATTTTCTCTAGATGAAGAATTTTCTCCATCGCTTAATAACTCTCAAAGAAAAAATGTCTTCCTTTTTTTGATCGTTAAGTATTTGTGTCTCAAAACACTCTATGAGCATTGGAGATGCGAACTGAGCGTGAAAAGTTTTTTTTTATTTAAGAAAAAAACCACGCATTTGCTATTGTGCAATCAGCATTAGTATTAAAATAATTCTTTTATGTGAAATTAACTAGCATCGAATGCTCGAAAATGTGGTGAAAAAATGAATTTCTTCCAGATCTATTTATAAAAAACTCTACACGGTATTGACAAAGT
Proteins encoded:
- a CDS encoding hypothetical protein (Product derived from UniProtKB/Swiss-Prot:Q9Z7I5;UPF0109 protein CPn_0720/CP_0026/CPj0720/CpB0748) yields the protein MPKGFTNFDKERVMKEFVAYIVKNLVDHPDKVKINEIGGTQTLIIELSVEKSDIGKIIGKKGKTINAIRTLLMSVASRNGIRVNLEILEENGSRPE